The following are from one region of the Lytechinus variegatus isolate NC3 chromosome 4, Lvar_3.0, whole genome shotgun sequence genome:
- the LOC121413099 gene encoding uncharacterized protein LOC121413099, whose product MFDNVRRITIQVRRTTRCDVIQRIHLPAVTELTIQTYAWEPASLHGDPTLLPSALHKVSPQLVKVTFTNLNIGNSEIRDIIQGFRSSEDLKHLKILRFIRCRTDESLDSSCIDSNGEHKIQVEIVHGEPDL is encoded by the exons ATGTTTGACAATGTGAGGAGGATCACCATACAGGTACGGCGCACGACCAGATGTGACGTCATCCAGAGGATCCATCTACCAGCAGTGACAGAGCTCACCATTCAAACATATGCTTGGGAACCGGCTTCTCTCCACGGTGATCCAACTTTACTCCCCAGTGCTCTTCACAAGGTCTCACCTCAGCTTGTCAAGGTCACATTCACAAATCTCAACATCGGTAACAGTGAGATTAGAGACATCATTCAAGGTTTCAGATCATCGGAGGACCTCAAACATCTGAAGATCCTAAG ATTCATAAGATGTAGGACCGATGAGAGCTTAGATTCTTCTTGTATTGACTCCAATGGTGAACATAAGATACAGGTGGAGATAGTACATGGCGAACCAGATTTGTAA